Within Planococcus citri chromosome 2, ihPlaCitr1.1, whole genome shotgun sequence, the genomic segment ttgtaaattttaaaatttgaaaccctgtAGTGTATAATGGTTCAAGTCagagatccaaaattttttctgcagtcTGTTGAGGTTTCCCTACAACTTAATCGCCGAATCCTCccttcaattctaaaaaaaagatcaaaaatgactCACTCTAGTTTAGAccacaaaaagaaaattttaaataatttgaactttgctaatttttcccaatttttttcaactttgaaaacttttgaacaagGGACGAACCAGTACTGTTTGGGTGTCTGGGGAAAGATCTTCTTGAAAAGGGGATCAATTGAAAGAATTCTAcctataaatgattttttttttaattttcacacatttaaaatttttattctcaattttttttgtatttttccaactttaggGTGCCCTAAACAGgattaccaaaattatttagAAGTTCAAGTAAGGTTTTTTCTTGGATGGAAAGGGGAAGGGGGTTAGGTATGAGAATTCTGATGCAGAAAtgaggaattaaaaaaaataatcgacttCGATTTACTTCAtcacgagtacctacttatttacctacctatttcattcatctcgacttttttcaactttgaggttCCCCTACTAGGAGCTCAACATAGCACGTAGGACATGGacaaagagatttttttttttgaagaaactaCATATTTAGAAAATGTTGATGCAGAAATGGGGAATTTTCGGACacctaaataaattttttcagctttttcaatCTGGGAGAGAAGGCTCCTGACACCACTTTCTTCAAAtacaggaaaaaaaagaaaaatatgagtttatcaaaaaaaaaagcattttgtAAAGTagctttttttacatttttgaaaaatgtcgaaaaatttttatttttatggaaatgttAAACTAGGTCAGAGAGGAGAGAAAGAGCACAAAAATCTACTTATTTCAACTTATAAAAGTACAAGaaacgatttttcattattgCTTTGCATTTTCTGTTAGGTGTCAAAAacttaagaaaaaaacaaaaccaatttCAAACTACTGAAGAAGGTAAAAATCGCTTCAggtgattttgttcatttacaATAATTAAATTTCGTACTTCTcgtaattagaaattttttcaaaaacatgtttATTTGcactgttcaaaaaatttgaaaaaatcaacactaTTTGGGAATCATTCAaaggggcaaaaaattcaaaaagtcgttTTAAACGATAAATTTGCCTTGGGTAAAAATatcgattaaaataaattttatcaattttttgtagtaaaattacttatttaagttgagaaaaatttggaaaattaaaaacagattGTCGCACATAATTTCAGGATTACTGAAAGCAATTCTCAACgaaattacattgaaaaatcgaatgTATGGATATGGAATAAAAATCCAATGTACGTGCTTcatgactaaaaaaaattgccaccCACTCCCTCTTCACTCCCTTTCCTCTTATTACACTAGATTATTTCGTGACGATGGGGAGAGtggaaaggtaaaaaaaataaacgtaataGTAATCCAACATAAAACGCCCTCGTTTCCGCATCATCCACGTCTTGGTTGACAAACGCATACATGTATGTTAACACGCGTAAGAgatgcgtatttacggcaaaccggaTATGCAAAACATCCTACACCACCGACTGCGGATGGTGTTTGGAAAATACAACGACTGGTATAACATCACCCTTGTTTATCTCTTTCGCAGTGTGTTTCAAACGACTGGTGACCGGTAGACGTTTAATAGATCGCTACATCAGACGAACATTTCCATGCGATTCATTGGCCAGATGTCAGTTAGCGTGCACAATTGAGCGAGAATTCATTTGCGAAGGCTTCAATTACAGGTACGTTGTGTTGGtcgaaattgaaagaaaaatcgacCATTTACACGATCGATAGTTAGTTGCATGCAAATCTGGTACACTTACATCACTTCGGTCGCGTTAATTTATTACACTTAGCCAACTCGTGCCGTTAATCAGACACGTATTGGTAAATAAATCTCTCTATTCGAATAGTCTATAAGaataaatttcgtaattttaaactCAGATTCGCAACGAGCCCCGAAATAGGCAGCAGTTGTCAATTAACAGCGATGCCCGGTATGAACCTCGATCTCACTCTGGACTTTATCTCAGATCGTGATTACGATTTTTACTCGAGAGACAGAAACGCGCCGGCTACTTGCGGACAGTTAACCTACGCTACGTGGAATTACGGAGCAGGAGGTGGAGGCGGCGGTTACGGAGGAGGATACGGAGGAGGTGGCGGTGGCGCTGGAGTTGGAgctggtggtggtggtggttaCGACAGAAGACCGAATGTTGGAGCTGATGGTTGGTGGTATAAGCCACGAGATCCTTGGTTACCCGATGGCGTTTACGGAGTCAGGGTCCAACCACGAGTTGATCCTTTGCCTCCGCCGCCGGATACTTATACACCTAGATGGAACACCGGTCACGGTAATTTCCAAGCGTAGATTTGGTGGTTGGGTCATCATGTTGGATGTGTAGTGTGGTGAAGGTAGCACACACAGgatttacattgaaaaatgtaataaacgCTCGCTGGCACCTCGCTGCGACActaataatttatcatttttaagaTCTTGATAATATCTTTGGCCAATccttaacaatttttttttatacgtaaaAATTAAACTCTATATACTTCAGCGTGTTGTATATTATTATACGTAAATTGACAACGTAGATACGTACTCGTGAAAGCTCTAATCTTTGGAGCTTTTGCGGTATagaacaacaacgacgacgacaaaaGCACATCTGTCCGAGACTAATAGGTTTAATGGTGTGTAACTTAATGTATTACTGGTGCTTATGGTACTTAAACAAATTTTCCTCCACGTATCTTTAGAATGTTTTGTACGAGCTAGAACTGGTTTTCGACTCCATAGGCAAGCCATTGTAATGACTTTGAACGCTGCAACGTTGTACGATTGCGAAGTCGTATGCgccaacgaaaaaaaattcatgtgcaaTATAATAAGCTACAGGTAAGTGTACGATTTGTCATTCTCGAGTGACGAAATTGCATTCGtgtttatttagaaaaaagcaaaataggaaaaaaaataacaatttatctataatgatttcattttaaacGATAATTATACAAGCACGAATATACTTCGATGTTACGCATCGGAGaactttcaggaaaaaattttttcacgtttgaaTAATTACGTAATATTGAATACACCTTACAtatggtaaaattaaaatttcattgtcATCTCGACACCACCACTACCTCCATCGCTGCTAAGACACGAGAATTTACGAAATGTAAATTATTAAATGTTCTATTAACTCAGCGATGGAGGTGAGGTGTATAGCACTTTTCATCCTAGTACATGGGAATTTTTCTATaacggtgaattttttttcctatttctgGGTGTTGCACtttgaaattcctacaaaacGATAAATTATGCGGTACGTCTTCGGTACAGTTATGTACTCAGACTACTTACATACTTACGTCTGTTTATGCTAAAATTGTGCTGGGTTTTCTCACTCGGCTGACGAGGTCATTggggcgaatttttaaaaaaattgttttctcggTGTGTAGGTACAGTTCTGTTCCGTCCACCGATAATTGCCAATTGGGCGAAAAATCATATCGACAATTGGATATTTATTTCGATTTAGTACCGGACAGAGATTACGATGTTTATGTACGAAATGAATACAGTCGTCCGAATTGCCAACCTACCAGGACTTGGGATAGTGGTAAGGAAACCGATTATATTTATGAAATTTGCACAAACATAGGTAGTAAAGGATTTTATTCACAACGACCTTATTTTGAAATACGGTGTTATAAAGGTTCATTTTGAATAGCCAGGTAAAGAAAGCGTCaagttaaatttaaaattttttaagaagcaataattttttcaaaaaagaaatacatattattttcaagcaaATATACGTTACGAatcgatgaatttgaaaaaaaaacacatggtTCGGTTAATCGGTTTTGTTGATGGCAAAGGAACAACGTAGGTggacaaaattattcaaaatttaacaaaaattataagtattattgaaaaaattgaattcaaaaccTGTCTTagcaaatttaaatttcaactgacaaaatcaacttcttgatttttagcaaatgatttaaaattttcgaaccattatttttctgaaaaaataagaattattttgaaattaaattttcacactAAAAATAatactaggcaacaatttttgacattttttttgtgttcgggttgaaaatgggcttaatcgatagtttagaccctaaaacaaaaaacagagtggagtttttcaatttgagttgtttttgtatagtcaggagagatgatcaaagttgcaaaaatgaccgtttttgccctatttcatgagtttgtggagacatcagttatatgtttcaaaaaaaaccaaggtcatattcggattctacgcacttttttaagtaaacaattcaccggatttttgattttcgaagtttcaagcgcatacggaagatttttgtttgtaacatattttaaaactcggagcgcgcgacgctggcgttactccaccacgtaatcgtggctcggaaccgtgttcgcgcggacGAGGCTCTcgctccaagttttaaaatatgttacaaacgaaaatcttccgtatgcgcttgaaacttcgaaaatcaaaaatccggtgaaattgtttacttaaaaaagtgcgtagaatccgaatatgaccttggtttttttttttaaacataatactgatgtctccacaaactcgtgaaatggggcaaaaacagccatttttgcaactttgatcatctctcctgactacaaaaacaactcaaattgaaaatccccactcttttttttgttttaaggtctaaactatcgattaagcccattttcaacccgaacacaaacatgccgttgcctagtgtaatatTATAGTACCTATCGAGGCCCATTCGTACCTGTTTACCATTCACCTTCAAAACGGAAATTTCACCACAATATTAAAATTCTATTGGGTCAATTTTATCGTGTTTTTCGTgagctaatttcaaattttgaaaaagggctCACTTCGGGCATCAATACTTACTCCTCGTTTAAATCTCAGAAAAGCGAAtagtttaaaaatcataattataaGGTCAATTGGAAACGCACCACGTAGAagaattttcaccaaatacATAGATACCTCTCCGCCCCATGAATATACCGTATCCTTTCTGACTGTTTTGAAACCTTCAAtgatattatgaattttttcataattttcaaatgtctCAAAACACGTAGAAAATAAGGACATTTCAGCTTAGAAAATCAATTCTagttgaaaagtaatttttccagTGGTTTTATACATGAGGGAACCttgaaattcgtgtttttttctaaacGAATTTTCCAATTGAAGTAACTACCTACTCAAAAAGTAGATAAGTCGGGGATACTTTACCCTCCCTTCGCCGCCCATTTCTGATCTCTAAATTCATTTTCTCGCGTTTTGGAACagtccaaaaattctgaaaaatattgaaattttgctggAAACACCAGTATAAAGAACCTATACATGGAAATCGTGGAACTCTTGAGCAGGTGAACATCAGGTAAGGTTTTATGGATTTTTAAGCtttcaaaactaaaacaaaaatgtatGATTAATTTAACAAATCAACTCACATCGCTGAGATTTTGATTACCCACGAggatttttctttcaacgagCTTCTTCCAAAACAATCcaattttcgttcaattttgagctgatcagatcgtgcttttttttgatCAGTATAAGGTTCATTACAGCTCTATCGAATCTCAAACaaagaaaaacattgaaagagAAACTAAATAATTAGAAGCCAAGCCAAAATTACACTGTTAAGGAAGAAAAGAAGagatattttcaagtttaaaaatgacTGCAATAATTTATATTGAcaaaataaacatgaaaaatcattaGGAAGTCACGTATTTTCAATTCGCCTTCAAGaagactttttcgatttttggttcagaaattttgagttcAGCTCTTTCATTATACGTCTTTCTCAGGTTTCTAATCGAGCtctgtaaaattaaattcatcacTTCTTGAAGACCCTAtcaaacattattttgaagattttcgagTTTTGTCTCATCTCACCCTTTCGTATCCCTCACCTTTATTATGTTAAAATTTGACTTACAAGAAAACCTTCCCATGTGCTTACCTCTCATTTGAACGAGactacgatttttggaaagaggaATGTCTGAAACccataaaaccaaaatttcagctgctcaaagtgaatttttgattttttgaaaatttttgaaaatccaaaattgattatttttggcgatttaagTATCTATttatgctttgaaaaaaaatttaaatacatataaaaatgaaaaagtattttcctatactatgtattttataaaaatgatatcTAAAATTAACATCACAATTAAAATCAATTCCTCCGAACCGCAGAAaataatttgggcagctaaataTTTGAATTGTGGCTCATTTTCGACTCGGTTagcgaatttatccacatttgggcCAATTTCCAAGcggaaacaatttttgattaggtattcTAATTTTCCATCATAgtatggtcaaaaaaccacactCGAGATGTCCACTTGGAAATCGACCCATGTCCCAGCccaaatgtaaataaactctttaaatggtccaaaaatgagccacaactcgatttttagctgcacaaATCAATTTCCATGCTTTCTcagagaattcaaattttctgaaaaaatcgaaaaagactcaaaaatgaccacaaatggtgaaattcggattttggTGGTTGgtttcaaacaaaatacaagCGATTCATTGAAAACCTGCATTTTGTAAACCAATAGTTCCAATatcattcatttgaaaattttgagttttgctcCATCTCTTCCCTCCCTTTTTTTCATCACAGATCAATCCAGCACATTCGAAAACTCACATTCTCATAATAGGTACCTCTCTATACGATTATCTgtaaatgtttacttttttcctcctctcgtggcatttcaaatttaattttttctggtttttttcactcttcattttcagtatctctatctatctatcgaaaattacttgtaaaaactataatttcaaaattattatgccaattttttgcatagtTCAAATAAGTAACTAAGTacgtattttgaagaaaattcaaaacaagccAAGGATCAATCAAcacttaattttgaatttttcaaactccaaATGtgaatcttaaaaaaaaaaacaaccaaacaacgaagaaaatgaaaatgaatttttgaaaacattttgcaaaatatttcatacagtttttaaaaataatttctagatTGTTTCGAAAGAATAAGAACTGGTTTGCGTTTGGATACTTCAATGGTGCGATTTGCTGTAAACACCGACTCACTAGTGGATTGTGAACTCATCTGCCTTCATATTCGTCACTTCACTTGTCGAGCATTCAGTTACAggtaataaaatcaattttagtacCCAATTTTCgattctcgaaaatcagtatagGTACTCAAGTATCATAAAGTTCAACAGATACTTCATAAACACAAATGACACAATTCAAAAGTCTctccttaaaatcaaaaatattctttCGTATTAATTTCCAGATATGGCGTACCTAAAGGCAGCAGCGAATACAATTGCCTACTAACCGACATCCCTGTGCCAGAAATGGACCCACGACGCCACTTCATCGAAGACAGAGACTGCGAAGTGTATCATCGTGGAAGCTACGGTCACGGCTGCGAAATAGATCGTTGGCCTTACAGCGGCTACCCTACATCCAGCTACATCCCAACCAACAAGAAGGATTGGTTACCCGAGGTGCCATTAATGCCTCCTGTACGTCCGACAATCGTTACAATCACCACGACCTCATTGCGACCACCTTACGATCAACCCTCGACACCTCGTCCAGGATCGGATGTGCCTGGACATTCGTTCTTCACGCCAACTGGTAAACCATACTTGCCACCAGATTACGGATACCCTGGGCATAATAATAAGGGTACTTACAAGCCACCTACATATTTGCCACCGCCTAAAGATAAGCCTCAGCCTGTATGGCCTGTCACTGGTTATGATGTACAGTCTAGTTCTAGAAAAATGGATAAGTGTAAGTGTGATAACTAGAAAATTCATtaacagatttcaaaaaaaaaaaatcagaaaattttgacatcAGTGTATTTGATTTTGGCTTTTAGTATGCTACATTCCTTATGGATCTCCGGCTCGTTTATCAGCTGCTTCAGTGGGTAATTCTGTACTGGTCGTTAATGAACTTGAATGCAAAGCTGAATGCAGTCGATCTAGGGATCAAACCCATTTCAAATGTGCCACAATTAGTTACTGGTGAGTAAAgatttgcgaatttttaaacattttcatttttcaatgaaattcacATACTTTCGAAATGTTTTACAGGTCTGGACATTGCGAACTGAGCGATATCGAGTTACGTGATTTACGACCAGGCCAAGATTTCACGCAACACGACTCGTACTGGTTGTTTTCGTGGGATTTCACGAATCCTCGTTGTTTCGTTCCTACTTATAAGCCTCCATCGGGTAGTCCTACTAAGCCTTCTTCAGGAGGTGGTATCTGGCCTTCATCGGGAGGCGGTGTTTGGCCCACATCAGGAGGTGGTGTCTGGAGCAGTTACACAGTGACAGGGCGTCCCTGCAAATGGGGCACTAAATGCGCTCATCGAGCTGACGCAGGAATTTGGTCTTGCCCTGTCGAAGATGGTGATTGGGATTACTGCTGCAGACCTGATCATCATTGCGGATATTCGGAAGGATACAGTTATCCTTGGTAAGATTTCATTCTCATTTCACGTACCACTCAGAacgaattgtttttcaaaatgtttcaataacGTTCAAAATTTCTCTTAGGTGTTACGTTGGCAGCGTTTCCAGAGAGCAATGGCGACCCTGCAGCGAATCCTACAGACCGTATCAAGAGCATAAAAGAAAAGCTCCTCATTGGCCAATTAGCTACGTGCATAAGCAAGGCCCACCAAATAACACTGCCCGCCATCAACCTTCGCTGGTTGACAATTTCTTAGAATCactgcattttgaaaaagatcgTATCCTGTTGAACAGTTCCGGTTCATCGGCCCCTTACTCTACGGTAACTCCTCTCAGTAAAGATACCAATACTTCGAGTTTGCTGGAATTCCAGGTACTTTACGCGCTTCCGGGTAAATCAAACAATATAAAGGACTAATTTCATAATCGCGTATGGTAAATTGTTTCAAGATCGTCGATGTGAGCGAAACGCCGAAGAACGATTCGGATTCTTCAGTAATTAGCGAAAAAACCAACAATATTACTGCCCTAAGCAACCAATTCAGTTCAGTCAAACGGATGCACAGTCAAACGACAGAACACaccaaagagaaaaaaaacgtaaaacgaTCTACGAGTATAACTTGAAAGACGATTAAAACAAACGAAAATTATCGAATCGATAATTAAATATGATCTgctaataatttataaaaattgtacagaacaatatttatttattttttttttaaaattgcagcATCGGTAAGGATTTTTTTGTACGGAtactagtttattttttttaagtgatATTCGCTGCCAGGTAATCAAAAAATGccaatattttgtttttatggtTATCTATTTCCATAAAATGAGTATCTTGCAGGATAATTTATCAAGTGATATTATCGATATAAGGTTGAAGTACTGAAGAAAAATCCGTCCATTTTTACGTCGTGAAAACTTGAAGGTAACTACGAACCTATCGTACATGAATGTTAACGTacgattattatttattacgaTATAAGAGTAGGTGTATAGTTTTAGTTCCtctgtaaatatgtacctattatttttataaattatttccaACGTGAGATCGCAAACATGAAAGAAAAGTGACGCgatatgaatattttaaattattatcacactttatttttttgtgccTGTTTTTAATTGTGAAAGTTACCACTATAGAAATGATACGTTTTTAATACAAATACTTTTCTTTTAAACAtgttcgttttcattttcaacggaATCTCTAACAGTATATCCATAACTACATGACAATCGCATTCTTATACAGACTAAAAACAACAGTAATAAAGATTTCATCATCGTTGTCGAACTTTACACGAAATTTTAACGAACCCATGTTGATAGGTATGTCAGAAAGCTGATGAAGTTGTTGAATGGAAAATACGTGTGTGCAAACcgttggaaaataatttcacttcAAGTACTTACTTATAGCGAAAGATGGTaattacgtttgaaaattcccaatttCTATTAAAAGAAAACATACATTCCTGGTTTTCAAATAttctcaaaacaaaaacacgCCATGTGCAATTTCAATATAGCGAGAAGtttatcaaaatggaaaaatcctcattcttgattaaattttcctaagatatgcagaaaaaaaaattaatctataCCTAAGATTATTCAGAAACGCACTTGAattattctagaaaaaaaatcaatcaaaataggaatgctaaatatttgaaaaaatcttcaaaaatctgtttaaaatttaaaaaacactcaaaattgtttcaaaaattcataattttctcTTCTAATCTCTTTCGAGGCAGATTGTCGACAATCCGAAGAAATATTTAGGTAGGAGGGAGGAGGGAGATGGAgtacaaataataaaaactcTCCAACTATACCTAACTGTAatgattttactttttattcaaCTCACAGAACACTTTTTCTAGCAGTTTCTTttgaagaaacaaaaattgattatagccaatttttccaaataaaattggaattttttaggtTCTTCTTTTCTAaataaatacaagtaggtatacacTTTGGTGAGCTAAAAATGCTGACgtgtttagaaatttcaaaattatgtcaaaacATGTTATCTCCCCTCATTGTTTTTCCGCCACCACCAACCAAATCACTCACCGCTTCCAAAGTCCAAAACCAAtcagaatcaaaaatatcatatctaaaatgaatttctatgaagatttttaaaattttaaaatttgaatttagcatgttttttcatcatttttatgatgagttttcaatatttgtaaaTTTAGTATCCAAGTTTTCATGGGTGtccgacaaaatttcaaaatgaaaaagcaggacttttgaaGGGCATTGGCAGAACTTTTGggagccattttttcaaatatgtacttttggaattttttagaagGAGACAGAAGGACgccaaaattttacattcaaattttttgtatttcaagCATTGTAGGATTTTTTCGAGGAAAGTAATGGgcgtcaaaaataaattcatcacattaacttttcatttaattttcaccTTTAAAGTTCTTACTTATGAAGTTGGACGAATGAGCAACTTTTGCCCATCAAAACAAActtctaaaaatatgaaaaatttgatgaggatttttaaaaattatttaaggaCAAAACTAACACAATTTTCtgtgagaaaatgaaaattcagtctgatttttaaaaaacaagacaAAAGTACATATGATGAGTCATTTTCAACTGGAAAGGTCCAAAATCCGCTAAATCTCCAGatgtacttgaaaaatccaCTAATTGATTCAAAATGTCATCAGGTCAACAAACTGCATTGGACAAAGACAGGACTCTAACAGGACATTATTTAATGGGTTtgggtacctattcaattttatttaattcaacataagctggtcatttttttgttgttattgaAGAAAGCGACTAATaatcaccaaaattttaaaagaagggctctgttgaaaaatttattgattcaaattgttatattttcaaaaataaagtctacacacattattttaaaaataaattaaaaattctgaaacgaGTTATTAAAGAAAAATCTTAGtgttttacttaaaaaaattgaaaaaatgtaggacttgaaaatgggcaaaaattaggattttaataaaatcaattcaaaaatattcaacatgtACTCGTAGGCTGGGAGGGGGATTTTTACTTGTTTGGatactctttcaattttttttgtcaaacacaaaatttcgtcTGCTCATTGGGACTTGAGATACTACCGCCCCCCCCCCGAAGTTGTTTTTGTGATCTATAGCCCCTGTGATGACCTCTAACCCCTTCATAAATATGTATTTCGCCTGAATACTcaacatttatattttttctgaatttttttacataaatcgaagaccttcaaaaatgcaaaaactgcattttttcgcgatttttctcccataaattgatcaattctgaCTGAAAACGCtattttttcacaatacatTACAATATACGTCCAACTACATCATTAACccgaatttgaaccaaaataaattttttccaggttttataatttttactaaatacgagtaaattgaaTCCCACCATTTCAGGTACTTCTAAACCCCTTCCAGGTTACTCATCTGGCCAAAAATGTCTAGATTCATATCAACTCGAAACACATCCAAAGTATATTGCAATTtgagagaaattcaaaatattcgatttttttaaaactcattttcgTCTAACAAAAAGTCACgtctttttaatttgaaaaaatttgctcataaccgttggaaaaattgaatgttttgagtTTCTCTGACCCGGAAGGAGGTTCAAGGGTTTCTAAACAGGCAAAA encodes:
- the LOC135835727 gene encoding uncharacterized protein LOC135835727 isoform X1, which encodes MEIVSLCVISMYFGAVQFAIMMMIALHPASSYIYNVGVNECFERVSIGKRFNSSDVSRSFMNTTLKLCDIECEREMCYAYAFGIDPRGNGTCEISIEAPKGAPVENPDFDLFVRLFQCRNMTMCFKRLVTGRRLIDRYIRRTFPCDSLARCQLACTIEREFICEGFNYRFATSPEIGSSCQLTAMPGMNLDLTLDFISDRDYDFYSRDRNAPATCGQLTYATWNYGAGGGGGGYGGGYGGGGGGAGVGAGGGGGYDRRPNVGADGWWYKPRDPWLPDGVYGVRVQPRVDPLPPPPDTYTPRWNTGHECFVRARTGFRLHRQAIVMTLNAATLYDCEVVCANEKKFMCNIISYRYSSVPSTDNCQLGEKSYRQLDIYFDLVPDRDYDVYVRNEYSRPNCQPTRTWDSDCFERIRTGLRLDTSMVRFAVNTDSLVDCELICLHIRHFTCRAFSYRYGVPKGSSEYNCLLTDIPVPEMDPRRHFIEDRDCEVYHRGSYGHGCEIDRWPYSGYPTSSYIPTNKKDWLPEVPLMPPVRPTIVTITTTSLRPPYDQPSTPRPGSDVPGHSFFTPTGKPYLPPDYGYPGHNNKGTYKPPTYLPPPKDKPQPVWPVTGYDVQSSSRKMDKLCYIPYGSPARLSAASVGNSVLVVNELECKAECSRSRDQTHFKCATISYWSGHCELSDIELRDLRPGQDFTQHDSYWLFSWDFTNPRCFVPTYKPPSGSPTKPSSGGGIWPSSGGGVWPTSGGGVWSSYTVTGRPCKWGTKCAHRADAGIWSCPVEDGDWDYCCRPDHHCGYSEGYSYPWCYVGSVSREQWRPCSESYRPYQEHKRKAPHWPISYVHKQGPPNNTARHQPSLVDNFLESLHFEKDRILLNSSGSSAPYSTVTPLSKDTNTSSLLEFQIVDVSETPKNDSDSSVISEKTNNITALSNQFSSVKRMHSQTTEHTKEKKNVKRSTSIT
- the LOC135835727 gene encoding uncharacterized protein LOC135835727 isoform X2; the encoded protein is MSVSALAVFVILNGMHKYVPDDSSVSNGTVGQPTYTIMCFKRLVTGRRLIDRYIRRTFPCDSLARCQLACTIEREFICEGFNYRFATSPEIGSSCQLTAMPGMNLDLTLDFISDRDYDFYSRDRNAPATCGQLTYATWNYGAGGGGGGYGGGYGGGGGGAGVGAGGGGGYDRRPNVGADGWWYKPRDPWLPDGVYGVRVQPRVDPLPPPPDTYTPRWNTGHECFVRARTGFRLHRQAIVMTLNAATLYDCEVVCANEKKFMCNIISYRYSSVPSTDNCQLGEKSYRQLDIYFDLVPDRDYDVYVRNEYSRPNCQPTRTWDSDCFERIRTGLRLDTSMVRFAVNTDSLVDCELICLHIRHFTCRAFSYRYGVPKGSSEYNCLLTDIPVPEMDPRRHFIEDRDCEVYHRGSYGHGCEIDRWPYSGYPTSSYIPTNKKDWLPEVPLMPPVRPTIVTITTTSLRPPYDQPSTPRPGSDVPGHSFFTPTGKPYLPPDYGYPGHNNKGTYKPPTYLPPPKDKPQPVWPVTGYDVQSSSRKMDKLCYIPYGSPARLSAASVGNSVLVVNELECKAECSRSRDQTHFKCATISYWSGHCELSDIELRDLRPGQDFTQHDSYWLFSWDFTNPRCFVPTYKPPSGSPTKPSSGGGIWPSSGGGVWPTSGGGVWSSYTVTGRPCKWGTKCAHRADAGIWSCPVEDGDWDYCCRPDHHCGYSEGYSYPWCYVGSVSREQWRPCSESYRPYQEHKRKAPHWPISYVHKQGPPNNTARHQPSLVDNFLESLHFEKDRILLNSSGSSAPYSTVTPLSKDTNTSSLLEFQIVDVSETPKNDSDSSVISEKTNNITALSNQFSSVKRMHSQTTEHTKEKKNVKRSTSIT